From one Solanum stenotomum isolate F172 chromosome 12, ASM1918654v1, whole genome shotgun sequence genomic stretch:
- the LOC125849277 gene encoding STS14 protein, protein MTNLLFLQFLLLTTASSLTHISAQTVPPPPTSAATPPSREAQEFLDAHNKARSEVGVGPLTWSPMLAKETSLLVRYQRDKQNCSFANLSNGKYGGNQLWASGTVVIPRMAVDSWVAEKKFYNYENNSCTGDDKCGVYTQVVWKKSTELGCAQATCSKGPATLTVCFYNPPGNVIGEKPY, encoded by the coding sequence ATGACCAACTTATTGTTCCTCCAATTCCTCCTATTAACCACTGCTTCATCCTTAACTCACATCTCTGCACAGACAGTTCCACCACCGCCGACATCCGCCGCAACTCCACCGTCCCGCGAGGCGCAAGAATTCTTGGATGCACATAACAAGGCAAGAAGTGAAGTGGGTGTAGGCCCTTTGACATGGAGTCCAATGTTAGCCAAAGAAACTAGCCTTCTTGTTCGTTACCAAAGGGACAAACAAAATTGCAGCTTTGCAAATTTAAGTAATGGCAAATATGGTGGCAATCAATTATGGGCAAGTGGTACCGTGGTGATCCCACGAATGGCTGTCGATTCTTGGGTTGCTGAGAAGAAATTTTATAACTATGAAAATAATTCATGTACAGGGGATGATAAGTGTGGAGTTTATACACAAGTTGTTTGGAAGAAATCGACAGAATTGGGCTGTGCGCAAGCTACTTGTTCGAAAGGACCTGCTACTCTTACTGTATGTTTTTATAATCCACCTGGAAATGTAATTGGGGAGAAACCTTATTGA
- the LOC125848134 gene encoding uncharacterized protein LOC125848134 produces MQVTNFKHKRSKSFPYTRGFIDNVDHSVEDSNQLNLDKGDRNDRSKSKKKQSFEEVGSSLKEEIMQLEGRLEHQLTVRRSLEKALGYESFSQNITQTISMPEIQPTTELIREIAVLESEKGRLEQYLLSLYSKRTCDQQSSSLYPPTRDDILKSPMYAKMRRCLRFSKSYTKVRRTNSCAQPDRQSVSNPWKETTSTAEDRVRESVVHRSRSSLTQYSDLSKRASTTGDIPGKALHACQSQPSSMMEYAQNSSSNLISLAEHLGTRISDHVPETPNKMSEDMVRCMCTIFCKLVDPPFANPCLSPTSSFSSMSAKDQCDLWSPGSRKDSSFDVCDNLFHVEGLKESTGPYSSMVEVQCIYKDSHKLGDIEPLLQNFRSIVSRLEVIDPGKLSYEEKLAFWINIHNALVMHAFLSYGIPQKTVKRVYLLLKAAYNVGGHVISANVIQNSILGCRVSNPGKWLRLLLSSREKFKAGDERRTYAIEHPEPLLHYALCSGNHSDPAVRVYTPNRVFQELEAAKEEYIRATFGLKKDQKVVLPKVVESFAKDSGLLPAGVLEMIQQSLPESLTRSIKMIQQKNSHKNIEYVPHNFSFRYLIMKELVKCLV; encoded by the exons ATGCAAGTAACCAATTTTAAACACAAGCGTTCGAAGAG TTTCCCGTATACACGCGGATTCATAGACAATGTGGATCATTCAGTAGAGGACTCTAATCAATTGAATTTG gATAAGGGTGATAGAAATGACCGTAGTAAGAGCAAGAAGAAGCAGTCATTTGAGGAAGTCGGAAGTTCTTTGAAGGAAGAG ATAATGCAACTCGAGGGAAGATTAGAGCACCAACTCACAGTTCGACGTTCTCTAGAGAAAGCATTGGGATATGAATCTTTCTCGCAAAACATCACTCAGACGATCTCAATGCCTGAG ATCCAGCCAACTACAGAACTGATTAGGGAAATTGCAGTACTAGAGTCGGAAAAAGGGCGTTTGGAGCAGTATCTTCTTTCGTTATATAGTAAAAGAACATGTGATCAACAGAGCTCATCCTTGTATCCTCCCACAAGAGATGATATACTAAAATCTCCTATGTATGCCAAAATGAGAAGGTGCCTTCGATTTTCTAAATCTTATACTAAAGTGAGAAGGACAAATTCTTGTGCTCAGCCTGATAGACAGTCAGTGTCAAATCCATGGAAAGAAACAACTAGCACAGCAGAAGACAGAGTTAGAGAATCTGTGGTCCATCGAAGTCGTTCCTCACTAACTCAATATTCGGATCTATCAAAGAGAGCTTCCACAACAGGGGATATACCAGGCAAAGCTTTGCATGCTTGTCAGTCTCAACCTTCATCTATGATGGAG TACGCGCagaattcttcttcaaatttaatCAGTTTGGCGGAGCATCTTGGCACCCGTATTTCTGATCATGTTCCAGAGACACCAAACAAGATGTCTGAGGACATGGTAAGGTGCATGTGCACCATATTTTGCAAACTTGTTGATCCTCCATTTGCAAATCCGTGTCTCTCACCAACCTCATCCTTTTCATCAATGAGTGCAAAAGACCAATGTGACCTATGGAGCCCAGGATCAAGGAAAGATTCATCATTTGATGTTTGTGACAATCTTTTTCATGTGGAAGGATTGAAGGAGTCCACTGGACCTTACAGCTCAATGGTTGAAGtacaatgtatatataaagataGTCACAAACTAGGTGATATTGAGCCTTTGTTGCAAAATTTCAG GTCAATTGTTTCTCGCCTAGAAGTGATAGATCCGGGAAAATTGAGTTATGAAGAAAAGCTAGCATTCTGGATTAACATACATAATGCATTGGTGATGCAT GCATTTTTATCTTATGGCATTCCACAAAAGACTGTGAAGAGAGTTTATCTACTCTTGAAG GCTGCCTATAATGTTGGTGGTCATGTAATCAGTGCGAATGTGATTCAGAACTCTATCTTGGGATGTCGGGTGTCTAATCCAGGAAAG TGGCTTCGCTTGTTACTTTCTTCTAGGGAAAAATTTAAGGCAGGCGATGAAAGACGAACCTATGCTATTGAACATCCAGAACCCCTTCTGCACTATGCACTCTGCTCAGGCAATCATTCAGATCCTGCG GTTCGAGTTTATACACCGAATAGAGTGTTTCAGGAGCTAGAAGCAGCAAAAGAAGAATACATTAGAGCAACTTTTGGTCTGAAGAAGGATCAGAAAGTTGTTTTGCCAAAAGTTGTGGAGTCCTTTGCTAAAGATTCTGGCCTACTTCCAGCTGGTGTTTTAGAGATGATCCAGCAATCTTTACCTGAATCTCTTACAAGAAGCATAAAGATGATTCAGCAGAagaattctcacaagaacatcGAATATGTACCTCATAATTTTTCTTTCCGGTATCTAATCATGAAGGAGCTGGTGAAATGTCTAGTTTAA